aatatcctccgggaactaggaggactcaccaactagctggaagtgtatgtggatcttcaactgAGCCCCGGTTGATAatatctagtacctgtctctacatcatgaaacgatgcaggccaaatggcgtcagtaatggaatgtacgagtatgtaaaatggccggatgaaacaaacatcaagaagacatcaatatcaactcagcacctcaactcatacatatatatatataaatataggacaactcactcaaatgtcctaagtctaacaagaatattttagacgggactaactcataaaccactcaactcaattaactcagagcactatcaagacctaaatgggagtttctcttaaccgacaaccatcacctatgagtcGGTGATaatacaacaatcagacgttgttgccacgtccgtccataccttgccagggcatgaacgcctccctaatcatggataccacgattagtcaagtcttatcatttcaggacaatcaaataggaaacatctgactttaacggttcgatcccaagggaagcatccgactttaacagttctatccctacctacgtttgcggcgtagtttctggggttcaagtatggactgtactctcacccgcctcagtgctcgatactcctcccatgactccatgctcataaaactcctctaatcatctcaaacaagccctcacggctagttttatgtggtacattgccacctcatcaactcggttctcatttcaactcaattaagtcataatggcaagtctcatttaggaccttgtccactcgtcaattccgtCCTCacatcaactcaatcaagcctcatttatataaatatttatgacatctcctcaagattcaacacaactctatgacttcaactcaacaattcaagtataatagcacatttaaggaaattgacttaaacaacataatcacatggctaaagagatcaacaagacgtaacaacaagtcatctccatcaactcatactaacatgaaggattttagggacttcttagcttaacaacatcaatacatagcatcaaataaataggatacaaagttcatacaaacataaaccataccaagaaactctattttcatgaacatctaacctcgaggcaagagtagggcacatgggtggactcaacccatgttttggatagccttacataccttagtgaagacttgaagaaaaccttgattttgggtcttcaatggagaactcaaatcttgaagctcttgaaactcttcttgttggaaatagggaagaagaagaagagagaaagaggGAAGCTCTTAGGGATTTTTAGAGAAAGAGTGAGGCTGagaaaatgtgttcccaaaagaccaaaggcaatacatatataatttgggtaagttcccaaattgcccctcctcaaaagttctgaaaataggctaaaaatgcacctagcgcgatagtggcgcatcgcgccattgcagcgccaggctgaatacgcctaaaacctgcacacctcgtagtggcgctccatgccagagaccaaactactgaggcatgtttctggcgcgatagtggtgcatcgcgcccttacagcgccaaggccattgttctgagttctaggaatttggcctgaaaaaccatgcacaacttttagtggcgcgtcgcaccaggggccaaactactgaggcatgttcctggcccagatttccagtagtagaactccaggcctgaaaatctctgtttTGCTCgctcatcttaggatcgccataccttttgactctgaactccaaaagttacattcttggtggcgttggaaagaagactcaatgacctttaatttgatgggtcgtgggccaccgATATTATCGTCTtccaaaagatagggtcgttagaagtcgaccctttatgcgaactcctacccaaacttagccacgacgaatcttttggatttaatttgatcttaggggtccttcatgaccccacctcacctctaacgctgctcaaattctcaaagactcatctcaacttGTGCATAtgctcctcaatactcgagttcgaccctacccgtatacaataagggtttgaattctagggaaaatttttgaggtgtGTTACAAAACTCTTGGGAAACATTTAGAACTTCGTTGTCAAATTTTGCTCCGGACTGTGTGATCTCTATGGTTTCTTCCAAGAGTAGTGTTGTGAATGAAGAGATgaaaagaaaatctcaaggttcttctACTTTTTCATCGGATGTCCTGGTAATTGACTCTAGggggagaaataaaaattgtgGTTCCTAAAATAGAGAATATCACAGGAGCAAATCCAAAAGCATACTTAGGGATATTGAGTGTTATTATTGTGGCATGAAATGGTACACAAAGAAGTTTTACCGAAAATTGAGGAGGGAGAACAAAgacatagagaaaaaaagaagatgacAATGAAAATTGTCTAGCCACTGTCTCCAACGAAGATTTTGTTACAGTCCTTGATGCATAACTAATAAATATTGCTTGTGATGAGTCAAGCTGGATTGTGGACACTGGTGTCGTATCTCATGTGATATCAAGGAAGGAATTTTTCTCTTCCTATACTCTTAGTGACTTTGGAACTTTAAGTATGGGTAATAAGACTATATCTAGGGTGGTTGGTATTGATAAATTTGTTTGGAAACTAGTAttggaactaaactagttttgaacaatgtaaaacatgcaCCTGATGTTTGTCtacacctaatttctattggtGTTCTAAatgatgaaggatatgttaGTACTAATGGAGGTGGAAAATGGAAATTGATTAAGTGTTCCTTGATTGTGGCTGTCGTGGTCTATACTggactactctacttgtgccaATATGGTGAACGCCGTTGAGAGCGAAAgtgctaaattagaaaagtgtgaGCATTGTTTGGCTGGaaaacaaaatagagttttcttTAAGTCTAACCCTCATTCAAGAAAGACAGGATTTTTTGAGTTGGtgtactctgatttatgcgGTCCAATGAAGACAAGGATATTTGATTATGCACTCTACTTtgtcactttcattgatgactgCTCAAGAAAGCTTTGGGTCTAAGTCTTGAATTCTAAAGACCAAGTGTTGGGTGTCTTTAAGCAGTTTTAGGctttagttgaaagagaaactgaAATATATTCATACTGATAATGGTGGTGAATATTATGGACCATTTGATGAATATTACAAGCATCAAGGTATTAGACATTAGAAGACCCCTCAACTTAATGGGTTGGCTGAGAGGATGAACATGAACTTGGTGAAAAGAGTTAGATGTTTGCTTTCTAAAGTAAAGTTTTCAAACTTCTTTTGCGGTGAATCCTTATTAACAGTTGTGcatgttattaacttatctcTTGTTGTTGCTTTTCAAAGTGATGttccaaatagagtttggtatggaaaggatattttctatgactattttaaaatatttggttgCAAAGTCTTTGTACATGTGCTAAAATATGAGAGGTCAAAGTTAGATGTCAAGACAAGGCAGTGCATCTTTGTTGGATATAgccttgatgaatttggttatAGGCTATATGACCCAATTAAGAAGAAATTTATGAGAAGCCATGATATCGTCTTCATGTAAAATCAAACCATTGAAGATATTGACAAAGAGAAAAAGCTAGaattttcaagttttgatagCATAGTCTTTCTTGATCAAGCTCCTCATACAAGTGTGCATGATGTTGATGGGTCTGATGATCATTGTGATGCTCAGAATTAAGTCCCAAATCAacatgttgatgttgatgataacAATTATGTTATTATTGATGATGCTCCTGCTCATGAAGTTTGTGGACGAATCAAATATTCCTCTTAAAATTTTCACAAGACAACGTATTCCCTCCTCTCGTTATTCACCTAATGAGTACTCACTGACGGGGGTGAACCTGAGTGTTATAAAGAGGCCATGGAAGATGAGCATAAGAATCAATGGATTGAAGCCCTGCACGATGAGATAAAAATTTTGTGTGAGAACCACACTTATGATTTTGTGAAATTGCTTAAGGGCATGAGAGCTTTGAAGAACAAGTGGGtgttcaaagttaaagttgaagaacacaGCTTGAATCCCAGGTACAAAGCTAGATTGGTTGTTAAAGGTTTTGGTCTAAGAAAGGGCATTGactttgataaaatattttctcatgTGGTAAAAATATCCTCCATTCGTACAGTTTTTGGTTTGGCTGCTAGtcttaatttagagattgaTCAGATGAATGTGAAGACGAATTTTTTTCATGGTGACCCAGAGAGGAGATTTATATGAAACAACTTGGAGGCTTCAAAGTAAAtggtaaagaaaattttgtgtgcaaactcaaaaaaagtCTCTATGGGCTAAAAAAGCTCCTAGATAGTGGTACAAGAAGTTTGAATCTGTTATGTGGGAGCAAGGCTACAAGAAAACTTCTTCATACCAATGtgtatttgtaaaaaaaattgacaatgaTTTTATCACCCTCTTGTTATAtatggatgatatgttgattgtggACAGGAATATTTCCAAGATTGACGAGTTAAAGATATAGTTGTGTAAGTTTTTTTctatgaaagacttgggtcatGCCAAGCAAATTTTGGGCATGAGAATTACTCGTCTTAGggatgaaaggaagatttatctatcacaagagaagtacattGAACGTGTACTGGGGCGCTTCAACATGAAGAATGCTAAGCCTGTTAGCACACCTATTGCTAGTCATATGAAGTTCAGCAAGAATATGTGTCCTAAAACTAGGgagcaaaaagaaagaaatggcAAAGTTCCATATTCCTCCATCGTCGAAAGTTTAATGTATGCAATGGTATGcactagacctgatattgctCACGCAGTTGGTGTTGTCAGCAGGTTTCTCAACAATCCAGGTAAACAACATTGGGAAGCTGTAAAGTAGATACTAAAGTATTTGAGAGGAGGCTCAGATAAATGTTTGCATTTTAGAAGATCAAATTCAATCTTGAAAGGCTATACAGATGCTGATATGGCAGGTGACCTTGATAATAAAAAATTCACTACTggatatttatttcttttttcaaggggagctatatcatggcagtCAAAGTTGTAGAAGTATATTGCTATGTCTACAACTGAAGCTGGGTATATTGCGGCTACTGAAACTGGCAAGTAGATGCTATGGCTAAAAAAACTAATTCAAGAGCTTGTCTTGCATCAAAAGGAGTATGTCGTCTATTGTGACAGTCAAAGTGCCATAGACTTGAGCAAGAAATCTATGTAACATGCAAGGACAAAACACATAGACGTAAGATATCACTCGATTCGAGAAAAGATAAAAGACGAATCTATGTAGTTtgaaaaaatttatacaaatgaAAATCCAGCAGATATGCTGACCAAAGTGAAAACAAGGGACAAGTTCGAATTGGACAAATAACTTGTTGGCATAAGCTCTCTCTAAGAATATGAAGATACCTCCTTCTAGTGAATGAGACTAGAAGGGAaaatttggggggggggggggtcagtCCCCATTATAAAGTCATTAAAAGTTGTCTTTTATGAGTCAAAAATGGCTACAAATGTTTTCAAATTGCAAATTGCAATTCTGTCAACAAAGTGGAGCTGCCCATTTTTGTTTTGTCAACAAAGTGGGCGAGGTTGCTGAAGAAGAGTTCCTATAAAAGGAGTTCTTCGGCTTCTCATTTTACATCCAATTCACAGATAGAGAAAAGAATATTTGAGCTGTGAGGTTTTCATAgactatatataagaaaatagtttttgaagaaaaatagagtgtgagcgatatttttgtaaagtggtaaatcaaaagagtgttattccttttgagtgtgttgtagtcatttttgagtattgtacttaGTACTATCCACTGTAAAATtgcttactatagtgatattaGTTGCTCCTTTTGGcccttgatttttttcttatttgggtttccacgtaaaattcttggtgtTATTATTTTTCCcgttttatttctactattttgatcatatatatttttgtgttagtccacgTTTTTCTAACATTATATTCGATTGTTATTGATAGAATGATGAAGCAAAACTTAAAAGGGTGaacataattaaattaattgacTCCCACTTTAAGGATTGGCCATGGAAGCAACACGAAAAATTACAACTGCGCAATGACTTTAAATTGTATTGAAACATATCAATTTTGAGCTGCTTTTACTTTCTGGATGAGATCAGCAGCATCCTGGACAGTGGCAATATTCTGAGCTCCCTCTTCTCCAATTGACACTCCAAACTTCTCTTCTAAAGCCATCATTATTTCCACCTATTCAATTTTACAATAAGACATTGTAAGTGTTTTAGTTAAATGATTATACATGAATTTTAACCTATTATAACACGTAACATGTCTTATTTTCAAGTTAATAGTATGCAACTCTATCTAAGTAAAAACATATATAGTAACATTATACTTGTATAACATACAGTGTCGAGGGAATCTGCACCCAAGTCAGCAAACTTAGTCTGAGGTGTAACTGTACTCTCATCAATAGATAGCTGCTTGGCAATTGTGCTTTGGACAACTTCCAAAGTTTCTGGTTGAGCCTTCACAAAAATCAacaaattttatgagttttttgagaaatttgcTTAGTAGGAAATCAATTAAATTCAAATGTCTTACAATTGAGCATGATATTTGATTCTTGTAGCCATTGGAcaattttggtatttttgttGTTGCTCTGGAAATTTGAATGCATGGAACAAGTCTAAGGCCACCTACCTTTGAACCAAACTACAAggtaaaaaagaaataataagagCACTAGCAACCCTTAGGATAAAGTAAAAGCATATAATCAATACTCTCTGTTTCATTATATCTCTATATCTAGTACTTTAGTATCATTAGAGaatataaatgaatttttgGCAATAATATAATATGGATATTTATACGCAATACTCAATATAAATGTCGTTAAAGGGATTTAACAACTCTGGATGTATGACATTAACAAAACTGCCGCTAAATATTTTTGCGGCAATAAATTTTGTTGTTAAAAGAATAATCTATTGCTATAGGTTTATGTTTTAAATTCCAACAATAAATTCCATCAAGTcatatatatgatatttcatatttaaaatcataagattCAAAAAGTATTATGcacatatcatttaaaaatggatgaaaagagagaaagaaaacaaattacattttttatttgCCTAATGTGGCATTGGGTTTTAATAGAACTGCACATAAGTGTGGCTGAAGGAGCTGCGGATGTTGAAACAAAAGAAGACATGTGAAAGATATTCTGTTAAAGGAAAACACACTAAACAAGAAATTTCAAATGATATTTAGATATATACTGAAaatttacataattatttataaccTGTTTGTGCTGAAGGCATTTGCACTACTTCGAATTAATGGCGATCTTAACTAAGACTTTGGAGTAGTTTTGCCTATTGAAGTAGCGGTCCATACTAAGCTTCTTGTTTTAGAGTGCTCGTAATCTCCAAAACCTGATTTTCTAACTTTTGTGCTTGTAATATTAAAAACTATAGGACTAGTCGTTCCCTTGTCGTTCTTGTCATATGATTGTTTATTGTATTtcgattatcacattattttgttgttgttactgtttcTCTCTTGTTGACTTTACATTGCtatatctttttaaaattttatgcttttttcattgttttcttcttcttttattacTTGGATTTGATACACTTGAGCCGAGGATCTTTTGGAAACTGTCTCTCTATCTCCacaaggtagtggtaaggtctgggTACACTCTAATCTTCTCATACCCCACTTTAGGAAATTTCActgggtatattgttgttgctgtaatCTTCTCTTATGTTGCAGGTTTTTGATATGCAATTTCATGTCGTGATTTCAGGTTCTTAATAGTTTGGATTTGGAATTTTGGCTTTTTAAAactttacttcttgatgaaggATGTCTCCGCCACTACTTGATACAATTTGGAGATGTCTAATATTTTACATGTTGAGCAAGGGTGGTACCTGAAGCTTGCAAGGGTTACAATGTTAGTTTGGTGTTTGTTTCCTTTTGTTCCTCCAATTTTCGAACAATTCCTTGCAAAGTGCATCAGTGATATAACAATATACTCTAGTGATAAATATTCTACTACACAATAATGATACAGTTTTTATAAATATGATCTATTTTTTTATGCATATACAATAGTGATACCTATTTTATACAACAATAATACAATTTCTATATATATGGGTTTTCATCCAAAAgtgattatttttataataaacgCATTTTATATAATAGTGATACATTTTCTATACATTTACATATAAGAAAAGCTTCATTAATAGGAATCTGTGAAAAAAACATAATCCTTTAGTATAATCTTTATTGTGAGCGTCACCCAAGCGTTCTCTCGGCATTGGAGTTCATATCCATTTTGTTGACTTGAGTTTAGTAGAAATTAAAATCTCAATTTATTTGATTGTTTGAGTTGAAGATTGAAGCACAAACTTATCCGGAGTTGTTTGAATATTATTTCTAGATTTTCTTTAACACTAGGGTTGAAGGGGTGTTGGCATTGACGAAAAAGAAATATGAGGTTGGATTCAAATTACATAAGCAAATGTGCTTTCAATGTACGTTAGAAATAGAGATGACAAATGAAACAGGACAGATCAAAAGTTAAACGGAGCAGGACAGATCAAAGCAGAttcaaaacttttatttttaaaatattaaaatgagcAGGACATGAGGTGGTAGGTTTGATCTAAACTTGGACTTCTTTAATTGTTTTATTAACTTTTAATTTGCCACAACTATAAATTATAGTATTAGTTTATATGACTATTTAATTATCTTCTCTCAATAATTGACCACTGTATGACCTTATCATTTATCGTCATTGAACTAAAACCTTTAAAATGATATTAACCAATTAACaagtattttatcatttatgtTAATCAATGTTCTTTTTACTCTTACTTGTTAGTTAAGACCTCATCTGAGAGTAATAATCATTGAATGTGTTTCAAACATTATGCAATTAGAGTTTGATAACAAGTTTTTATAGAAGAAATGTCCTTACGTTACCAATATGTTTAGTCAATTTATGTGCCAGGTAACGATATTAGTAATTTCAAATAGCATAACGTAATTTTTgtaacaaaattgagtaattAGTGACATATTTTTTATCGCAACTAATAATTTTGTGGTTAAAGATCACATTTATTGTAGTGTAAAAAATTTTGAAGACAATTTTAAAaggattaaataaaaaattatttaagtttgattacaaaaaattaaaaaaatcatataaatagCAATAAATGTTGGGGAAGACCATCACAAACAAAGGTGGACGAGAGAGCAATAGTGGAAAAAACTCAAATCTAAATTTTCTCTTCTAATTGAACCAAAAGGAGACAAACAAATTCAAGCACAAACACTATTTGGGGCAACAAatatatcaacaataataaatatggCGAGACAAATTTAAATCAACATACGAGACATCAAGATTTACGTGGAAAATCTCTTTGGTGTGATGAGTAAAAACCATCGGACCAAAACTCTACTATAATCAATAAGAGTTACAACAATGTTCTCCAGAATGACCACCAAAGAAGTATCAAACAATGAAAATAACAACTACAAGATAGCACCA
The sequence above is a segment of the Solanum dulcamara chromosome 11, daSolDulc1.2, whole genome shotgun sequence genome. Coding sequences within it:
- the LOC129872499 gene encoding acyl carrier protein 1, chloroplastic-like, whose translation is MKQRFGSKAQPETLEVVQSTIAKQLSIDESTVTPQTKFADLGADSLDTVEIMMALEEKFGVSIGEEGAQNIATVQDAADLIQKVKAAQN